One segment of Mycobacterium spongiae DNA contains the following:
- the ruvX gene encoding Holliday junction resolvase RuvX — protein sequence MILSAHRSPDRPGDPDQDPGPGRRLGVDVGSVRIGVSSSDPDGILATPVETVRRDRSGKHVRRLAALAAELDVVEVIVGLPRTLADRIGASARDAIDLAEDLARRVAPTPVRLADERLTTVSAQRSLRAAGVRAADQRGVIDQAAAVAILQSWLDQRRAALAAKTSGVGLEAGDTSDG from the coding sequence GTGATCTTGTCAGCGCACCGCTCGCCCGACCGGCCCGGCGACCCGGATCAGGACCCCGGACCGGGACGCCGCCTCGGCGTCGATGTGGGCAGTGTGCGCATCGGGGTGTCGTCCAGTGACCCTGACGGCATCCTCGCCACCCCTGTGGAAACGGTGCGCCGCGACCGCTCCGGCAAGCACGTACGCCGGCTGGCGGCTCTTGCCGCCGAATTGGACGTCGTCGAGGTGATCGTCGGGCTTCCGCGCACGCTGGCAGACCGCATCGGCGCCTCGGCCCGCGACGCGATCGACCTGGCCGAGGACTTGGCGCGCCGAGTCGCACCGACACCCGTCCGGCTTGCCGACGAGCGGCTCACCACGGTCAGCGCGCAGCGGTCGCTGCGGGCGGCGGGTGTCCGGGCCGCCGACCAACGTGGGGTCATCGACCAGGCCGCTGCGGTGGCGATCCTGCAGAGCTGGCTAGACCAGCGCCGCGCTGCGCTGGCTGCTAAGACCTCTGGCGTTGGACTCGAGGCCGGGGATACTTCCGATGGCTGA
- the alaS gene encoding alanine--tRNA ligase has product MQTHEIRKRFLDHFVKAGHTEVPSASVILDDPNLLFVNAGMVQFVPFFLGARTPPYPTAASIQKCIRTPDIDEVGITTRHNTFFQMAGNFSFGDYFKRGAIELAWTLLTTSLDDGGYGLDPEKLWTTVYFDDDEAVRLWQEVAGLPAERIQRRGMADNYWSMGIPGPCGPSSEIYYDRGAEFGPDGGPVVNEDRYLEVWNLVFMQNERGEGTTKEDFEILRPLPRKNIDTGMGVERIALVLQGVHNVYETDLLRPVIDLVAAQAPRPYDVGCHDDDVRYRIIADHSRTAAVLIGDGVSPGNDGRGYVLRRLLRRVIRSAKLLGIDTAIVGDLMATVRDAMGPSYPELVADFERINRIAVAEETAFNRTLASGSRLFEEVASSTKASGATTLSGSDAFTLHDTYGFPIELTLEMASEAGLNVDELGFRELMAEQRRRAKADAAARKHAHADLTAYRELVDAGPTEFTGFDELTSPARILGIFVDGRRVPVIAHSSQAEAGGGQRVDLVLDRTPFYAESGGQLADIGTISGTGTSGSAKAAITDVQKIAKTLWLHRVNVESGEFVEGDTIVAAVDSGWRRGATQGHSGTHMVHAALRQVLGPNAVQAGSLNRPGYLRFDFNWQGPLTEDQRSRIEEVTNEAVQADFEVHTFTEQLDRAKAMGAIALFGESYPDEVRVVEMGGPFSLELCGGTHVQNTAQIGPVTILGESSIGSGVRRVEAYVGLESFRHLAKERALMAGLASSLKVPSEEVPARVANLVDRLKAAEKELERTRLANAKAAGANAAASAERIGNVRVVAQRMSTGMTAADLRSLVGDIRGKLGSEPAVVALISTGTGENPTVPYAVAANPAAQDLGISANALVKQLAVAVEGRGGGKADLAQGSGKNPAGIDTALDAVRSEIAEIARAG; this is encoded by the coding sequence GTGCAAACACACGAGATCAGGAAGCGGTTCCTCGATCATTTCGTGAAGGCGGGCCACACCGAGGTGCCCAGCGCCTCGGTGATCCTCGATGACCCCAACCTGTTGTTCGTCAACGCAGGCATGGTCCAGTTTGTGCCGTTCTTCCTCGGCGCGCGTACGCCGCCTTACCCAACGGCCGCCAGCATTCAGAAGTGCATTCGCACTCCGGACATCGACGAGGTGGGCATCACCACCCGGCACAACACGTTCTTCCAGATGGCCGGTAATTTCTCGTTCGGCGACTATTTCAAGCGCGGCGCCATCGAGCTGGCCTGGACCTTGCTCACCACCAGTCTTGATGACGGTGGGTACGGCTTGGATCCCGAAAAACTCTGGACGACAGTCTATTTCGACGACGATGAGGCCGTGCGCCTATGGCAGGAGGTCGCCGGTCTGCCTGCGGAACGGATCCAGCGCCGCGGGATGGCCGACAACTACTGGTCGATGGGCATTCCCGGCCCGTGTGGCCCCTCGTCGGAGATCTACTACGACCGCGGTGCCGAATTCGGTCCCGACGGCGGTCCGGTTGTCAACGAAGACCGCTACCTCGAAGTGTGGAACCTGGTGTTCATGCAGAACGAGCGTGGCGAGGGAACGACCAAGGAGGACTTCGAGATCCTTCGCCCGCTGCCCCGCAAGAACATCGACACCGGCATGGGCGTCGAGCGGATCGCGTTAGTGCTGCAAGGCGTGCACAACGTCTACGAGACCGACCTCCTACGGCCGGTGATCGACTTGGTGGCCGCGCAAGCGCCGCGCCCCTACGACGTCGGTTGCCACGACGATGATGTGCGGTACCGCATCATCGCCGACCACAGCCGCACCGCTGCGGTTTTGATCGGTGACGGCGTCAGCCCCGGCAATGATGGCCGCGGCTACGTGCTGCGACGCCTGCTGCGTCGGGTGATCCGCTCGGCCAAGCTGTTGGGTATCGACACTGCGATCGTCGGAGATCTGATGGCCACGGTGCGCGACGCGATGGGCCCGTCGTACCCCGAGTTGGTCGCCGACTTCGAGCGAATCAACCGGATCGCGGTTGCCGAGGAGACAGCGTTCAACCGCACGTTGGCATCGGGCTCCCGGTTGTTCGAGGAGGTGGCCAGCTCCACCAAAGCCTCGGGGGCCACCACGCTTTCCGGGTCGGACGCTTTCACCTTGCATGACACATACGGGTTCCCCATCGAACTCACCCTCGAGATGGCCTCGGAGGCCGGGCTGAACGTCGACGAACTCGGTTTCCGCGAGCTGATGGCCGAGCAGCGTCGTCGCGCCAAAGCTGATGCCGCGGCGCGCAAGCACGCGCACGCCGATCTCACCGCGTACCGCGAGCTGGTCGATGCCGGACCGACCGAATTCACTGGATTCGACGAGTTGACCTCTCCGGCGCGGATTCTGGGTATCTTCGTCGACGGTAGACGTGTTCCGGTCATTGCCCACAGCTCCCAAGCCGAAGCCGGCGGTGGGCAGCGGGTTGACTTGGTGCTCGACCGCACTCCGTTCTACGCGGAGTCAGGTGGTCAGCTGGCTGATATTGGCACTATTAGCGGCACGGGCACGAGCGGAAGCGCCAAGGCCGCGATCACCGACGTGCAGAAGATTGCCAAAACCCTTTGGTTGCATCGGGTTAACGTCGAATCAGGAGAATTCGTCGAGGGCGATACGATCGTCGCGGCGGTGGATTCCGGATGGCGGCGGGGCGCAACCCAGGGTCACTCGGGCACCCACATGGTGCATGCCGCGCTGCGTCAAGTATTGGGTCCCAACGCGGTTCAGGCCGGCTCGCTGAATCGGCCCGGATACCTGCGGTTCGACTTCAACTGGCAAGGTCCGTTGACCGAGGACCAACGCTCCCGCATCGAGGAAGTCACCAACGAGGCGGTGCAAGCCGACTTCGAGGTGCACACGTTCACCGAACAGCTCGACAGGGCCAAAGCCATGGGCGCCATTGCGCTCTTCGGTGAGAGCTATCCCGACGAGGTGCGGGTGGTGGAGATGGGTGGCCCGTTCTCGTTGGAGCTGTGTGGCGGAACTCACGTGCAGAATACGGCGCAGATCGGTCCGGTGACGATACTGGGCGAATCGTCGATCGGCTCGGGGGTCCGTCGGGTGGAGGCCTACGTGGGTCTGGAGTCGTTTCGGCACCTGGCCAAGGAGCGTGCGTTGATGGCGGGGCTGGCCTCGTCGTTGAAAGTGCCGTCCGAGGAGGTGCCGGCGCGGGTCGCCAACCTCGTGGATCGGCTCAAGGCAGCCGAGAAGGAACTGGAGCGCACCAGGCTGGCGAATGCCAAGGCGGCTGGGGCGAATGCTGCTGCTTCGGCCGAGCGGATAGGTAACGTCCGTGTGGTGGCGCAGCGAATGTCGACCGGGATGACCGCGGCCGACCTGCGTTCCCTTGTCGGTGATATCCGCGGCAAGCTGGGTAGCGAGCCGGCCGTCGTGGCACTGATCTCGACGGGCACGGGCGAGAATCCGACTGTGCCGTATGCGGTCGCGGCCAATCCTGCCGCCCAGGATCTCGGGATCAGCGCCAACGCACTGGTCAAACAGCTCGCCGTCGCCGTCGAAGGCCGGGGTGGCGGCAAGGCCGACTTGGCGCAGGGCTCGGGGAAGAATCCCGCCGGTATCGACACCGCGCTCGATGCGGTCCGCTCGGAGATCGCCGAGATAGCGCGGGCCGGTTGA
- a CDS encoding secondary thiamine-phosphate synthase enzyme YjbQ — translation MLEVDTARRRIVDLTATVRAFCANRGDGLCNVFVPHATAGVAIMETGAGSDEDLVDTLERLLPRDDRYRHAHGSHGHGADHVMPALVAPSVTVPVSGGEPLLGIWQSVVLVDLNRDNPRRSVRLSFLAG, via the coding sequence GTGCTGGAAGTGGACACCGCGCGTCGTCGCATCGTTGATCTCACCGCCACGGTGCGGGCATTCTGCGCGAACCGCGGGGACGGCTTGTGCAACGTGTTCGTCCCGCATGCCACGGCCGGAGTCGCGATCATGGAGACGGGCGCGGGATCTGACGAGGACTTGGTGGACACGCTGGAGCGATTGTTGCCGCGCGACGATCGCTATCGGCATGCGCATGGGTCCCACGGCCATGGAGCCGACCACGTGATGCCCGCCCTGGTCGCGCCGTCGGTAACGGTGCCGGTCTCGGGGGGTGAACCGCTGCTGGGGATCTGGCAGAGTGTCGTTTTGGTCGACCTCAACCGGGACAATCCGCGGCGATCCGTGCGGCTGAGCTTTTTGGCAGGTTAA